One genomic segment of [Phormidium] sp. ETS-05 includes these proteins:
- the pilO gene encoding type 4a pilus biogenesis protein PilO has product MTDAAFTPLEEQAGAPPPAGSVVLGPLVITPMIQGVLAAVAGVAVAGLLVWKLVLPAMATRSTLETEIATIKGDISNKEKTAATLKEAEAKLEEAKRQKNDVISLFPDNKALQTLLLDINKIVKQRGAQLGSFKPLTEDNWILKPEGTAAGGAAPPPPPAGADGKAANPAADLKLTQAIEGKTVEMELKGNFNQVQASLRDFERLQQMVLLDGFTLKLNAESQYVVVNSQGQIVKRGEPEIETKFKLMAVVPLPAEELEKLAAPPPPPENPEGQPPAQ; this is encoded by the coding sequence ATGACAGATGCAGCATTTACACCACTAGAAGAACAGGCAGGGGCGCCACCACCAGCGGGCAGCGTCGTTTTAGGACCGCTGGTCATCACACCCATGATCCAGGGAGTGTTGGCAGCAGTGGCGGGGGTGGCAGTGGCAGGATTGCTCGTGTGGAAGCTGGTGCTACCAGCTATGGCAACTCGCAGTACCTTGGAAACGGAAATCGCTACCATCAAAGGGGACATCTCTAACAAAGAAAAAACCGCTGCGACGCTGAAAGAGGCAGAGGCAAAGCTGGAAGAAGCGAAGCGGCAAAAAAATGATGTGATTTCTTTGTTTCCAGATAACAAAGCTTTGCAAACTTTGCTGCTGGATATTAACAAGATAGTCAAGCAGCGAGGGGCTCAACTAGGATCTTTCAAGCCATTGACAGAGGATAACTGGATTTTGAAGCCGGAAGGGACGGCTGCTGGTGGAGCAGCACCGCCACCACCACCTGCCGGAGCCGATGGTAAAGCAGCTAATCCCGCTGCTGACCTGAAGTTGACTCAGGCGATCGAAGGTAAGACGGTGGAAATGGAACTGAAGGGCAACTTCAACCAGGTGCAAGCCAGCCTGCGAGACTTTGAGCGCCTACAGCAAATGGTGTTGCTGGATGGCTTTACCCTGAAACTAAACGCCGAATCTCAATATGTGGTGGTAAATTCCCAAGGGCAAATCGTGAAGCGGGGAGAACCAGAAATCGAAACCAAATTTAAACTGATGGCCGTGGTGCCTTTACCGGCTGAAGAACTGGAAAAACTGGCCGCACCGCCACCGCCACCGGAGAACCCAGAGGGGCAACCTCCCGCCCAATAG
- the pilM gene encoding type IV pilus assembly protein PilM, with amino-acid sequence MPKKSKGIGLELTPDRLNIVQLSQNGPTYKLEKFVSAEIPEGVITEGLISDPPEMAQIIQATLAEHKLKPKGIATGIPSKEGVIRIIPVPAELSDKELRDMVNQEAGLYLPFPREEADVDYQKLGTFPDEDGIEKVQVLLVATRKEVTDTYISTFREAGLKIDVLEITSFALLRTIRDMVLQVPPEEALVLADIEFDSTEIAIMVDGIPQFSRTIPIGTYQIQTAVNQALNLPPSRDTTMLQDMVVPANPTEITGSGKMGESQPEIQAMTKVLTELGEELRRSIDFFVNQSEGLDASQLLLAGPGAVIGQIDEFFNQRLAMTTTIVDPVQSTSVQVDEEQVTQAMRPSIGVVLGLGMREV; translated from the coding sequence TTGCCGAAAAAATCTAAGGGGATTGGGCTGGAACTGACGCCCGATCGCCTCAACATCGTGCAATTGAGCCAAAACGGACCGACTTACAAATTAGAAAAGTTCGTGAGCGCCGAAATACCCGAAGGAGTGATTACTGAAGGTCTAATCTCCGACCCGCCGGAGATGGCACAAATCATTCAAGCCACCCTGGCGGAACATAAGCTGAAACCCAAGGGTATCGCTACGGGAATCCCCAGTAAGGAAGGGGTGATTAGAATTATCCCGGTGCCCGCTGAGTTAAGCGATAAGGAATTGCGGGATATGGTGAACCAAGAAGCGGGTCTGTATCTGCCATTTCCTAGAGAAGAAGCAGATGTGGACTATCAAAAATTGGGCACTTTTCCCGATGAAGACGGTATAGAAAAGGTGCAAGTGCTGTTGGTAGCGACGCGCAAGGAAGTAACGGACACCTATATCAGCACTTTTCGGGAAGCAGGGCTAAAGATAGACGTGTTGGAGATTACCAGTTTTGCCCTGTTGCGCACAATTAGAGATATGGTACTGCAAGTACCACCAGAAGAGGCGCTGGTACTGGCAGATATTGAGTTTGACAGCACGGAAATTGCCATTATGGTCGATGGCATTCCCCAATTTTCCCGCACCATCCCGATCGGCACTTATCAAATTCAGACGGCAGTTAACCAAGCTCTGAACTTACCTCCATCCCGAGATACCACCATGCTGCAAGATATGGTAGTGCCCGCCAATCCTACAGAAATCACTGGTTCGGGTAAAATGGGAGAAAGTCAACCGGAAATCCAGGCGATGACCAAAGTATTGACCGAGTTGGGGGAGGAACTGCGACGCTCGATCGATTTTTTTGTCAATCAAAGCGAGGGTCTGGACGCCTCCCAGCTTCTGCTGGCGGGACCTGGGGCAGTCATCGGCCAAATTGATGAATTCTTTAATCAGCGGTTGGCCATGACCACGACGATCGTCGATCCGGTGCAAAGCACGTCCGTGCAAGTTGATGAAGAACAAGTGACCCAAGCCATGCGCCCCAGTATCGGGGTGGTGCTAGGGTTGGGAATGAGGGAGGTGTAA
- the murD gene encoding UDP-N-acetylmuramoyl-L-alanine--D-glutamate ligase: MTKDKAHIIGLGKSGIAAARLLKLKGWNVTLSDASNNDSLRQQQQELTAEGIEVLLGHAFTPETDLQLVVVSPGVPWDVGALVRAREMGIETIGEMELAWRHLKHIPWVAITGTNGKTTTTALIAAIFQTAGLHAPACGNIGYAACELAIAAATGKTPDWVIAEISSYQIESSSTLSPRIGLWTTFTPDHLKRHRTLENYFHIKALLLNKSEIKIFNGDDAYLRQNAPHTIGADAIWTSINTQDSLPANPEIGVYIQDDWVIAAGKPVVRASALRMPGGHNRQNLLMAVAAATAAGIDPEAIATAVANFNGVSHRLELIRTWQGIDFINDSKATNYDAAEVGLSAVGGPVILIAGGDPKEGDDTAWLQAIKAKCAAVLLIGDAAPAFAQRFAEAGITGVEIVETMARAVPRSAELALEKGARIVLLSPACASFDQYQNFEQRGDHFRQLALEGL, encoded by the coding sequence ATGACAAAGGACAAAGCTCACATCATCGGTTTAGGAAAATCAGGGATTGCGGCGGCAAGGTTGCTCAAACTCAAGGGTTGGAATGTCACCCTGAGCGACGCCAGTAATAACGACAGTCTCCGCCAACAGCAGCAAGAACTCACCGCCGAAGGCATAGAAGTGCTTCTCGGTCATGCTTTCACTCCTGAAACAGACCTGCAATTAGTGGTAGTCAGTCCCGGTGTCCCTTGGGATGTGGGTGCCTTAGTTCGGGCTCGGGAGATGGGAATCGAAACTATTGGGGAAATGGAACTGGCTTGGCGACATCTCAAGCATATTCCCTGGGTCGCTATCACCGGTACTAATGGCAAAACTACCACTACGGCTCTGATTGCGGCCATCTTCCAAACAGCAGGTTTACACGCTCCCGCCTGCGGTAATATCGGCTATGCCGCCTGCGAATTGGCGATCGCCGCTGCCACCGGCAAAACCCCTGACTGGGTAATTGCCGAAATCAGCAGCTATCAAATCGAGTCCTCCTCTACTCTCTCCCCCCGCATCGGTCTTTGGACCACATTTACCCCAGACCACCTCAAGCGTCACCGTACCCTAGAAAACTACTTCCACATCAAAGCTCTCCTTCTGAACAAGTCAGAAATCAAAATCTTTAACGGCGATGATGCCTATTTGCGCCAGAATGCTCCTCATACAATTGGGGCCGATGCCATCTGGACTAGCATTAATACTCAAGACTCACTCCCCGCTAACCCAGAAATCGGAGTTTATATCCAAGATGACTGGGTGATAGCAGCCGGAAAACCCGTAGTTCGTGCTTCGGCTTTGCGGATGCCGGGAGGACACAATCGCCAAAACCTACTTATGGCAGTAGCCGCCGCCACTGCTGCCGGAATTGACCCGGAAGCGATCGCCACCGCCGTCGCCAACTTTAACGGCGTCTCCCATCGTCTCGAACTCATCCGCACCTGGCAAGGAATCGATTTCATTAACGACAGCAAAGCCACCAACTACGACGCTGCCGAAGTCGGTTTATCCGCAGTGGGAGGACCCGTCATCCTCATTGCAGGCGGCGACCCCAAAGAAGGAGACGATACCGCATGGTTGCAAGCCATCAAAGCCAAATGTGCCGCCGTTTTACTCATCGGTGACGCCGCCCCTGCTTTCGCCCAACGTTTTGCCGAAGCAGGAATTACCGGCGTGGAAATCGTCGAAACTATGGCGCGAGCCGTCCCCCGCAGTGCCGAATTAGCCCTGGAAAAAGGCGCTCGCATCGTATTGTTATCCCCCGCTTGCGCCAGTTTTGACCAATATCAAAACTTTGAACAACGCGGCGACCACTTCCGCCAACTCGCTTTAGAAGGTTTGTAG
- a CDS encoding AMIN domain-containing protein, whose amino-acid sequence MKHYGELGSILGIGMGAVAVMAVQPVWAATTQVTGVKVNPSGSGVEVILETARGDRPQVFSVNRGNDVVSDIINTQLTLPGGGSFRQNNPAPGIASVVVTPLDTNSIRVIVSGASSAPFSQIVPEDTRGIVMSYNTTGAPAPQAQLPTPTTPPNTPPTQTSTRPSQPDVLVPNPEITIDGLPVAQGSGSAPPPFLPRAVAPPVGDIAIANVDSSPSFIALDSNERITRLVLRDAPVRDVLALLARATGLNLAYGGGAAPTGPGEPAAPGAGATDSADSLKITLDIENEAVQDVFNYILRLSNLEANRVGGTIFVGTRLPEAVRDIITRTFRLNQVPVASASGFLSAQGAETQRVVELVQIQTIGQGASARTVESRQIQIVPLAATTGSGPLLLRGLSVLTDERLNALTLVGEPRKVEIATRFLMQLDARRRQVAVNVKIIDVNLNNEDTFNSSFSFGINDSFFVNDGGTAVANFGGFNPPTANTTTGGVIVPSVIRNPITGDVFFDRSNPQYTVPVPGVPSTDSPFQAPFLRPIPPFGEGGRNDPFTPGVSDYDFTLEEDGITSDVEFSLPTLFQYPTQFLATLQAQVISRNAKILTDPTLVIQEGQTANVSLTEEIVGNIERQVQTADGFTDVTVTAQIKEAGLQLEIAVDRIDDNGFITLAINPVVSAPVGTQQLGDNSITLLSLRSLTSGQIRLRDGQTLILSGIIQEQDRTTVSKIPLLGDLPLIGSLFRSTSTDNQRAEVVVLVTPQILDDSDSSGYGYAPGPETRQMMSRPGAFGSGTTVSPQR is encoded by the coding sequence GTGAAACACTACGGCGAACTAGGCAGCATCCTTGGTATCGGTATGGGTGCAGTAGCGGTAATGGCAGTGCAGCCGGTTTGGGCGGCTACCACTCAGGTCACGGGGGTAAAAGTCAATCCCAGTGGCTCTGGGGTAGAAGTGATTTTGGAGACGGCAAGGGGCGATCGGCCCCAGGTCTTCAGCGTCAACCGGGGTAACGATGTAGTCTCGGATATCATCAACACCCAGCTCACCCTCCCCGGTGGAGGCAGTTTCCGGCAAAACAACCCCGCCCCGGGCATCGCCTCCGTGGTGGTGACCCCCCTGGATACCAACAGTATTCGGGTGATTGTTAGTGGCGCCAGCAGTGCGCCATTCTCCCAAATTGTCCCGGAAGACACCAGGGGCATCGTGATGAGCTACAACACCACTGGCGCTCCCGCTCCCCAAGCCCAGCTCCCCACCCCCACCACTCCTCCCAACACCCCCCCAACTCAAACCAGCACTAGACCAAGCCAGCCAGATGTCCTAGTGCCCAACCCAGAAATTACCATCGACGGGCTGCCCGTCGCCCAAGGTAGTGGGTCAGCGCCTCCCCCGTTCCTCCCCCGCGCTGTCGCCCCACCCGTAGGGGATATCGCCATTGCCAACGTTGACTCTTCTCCCAGCTTTATTGCCCTGGACAGCAATGAGCGCATTACCCGCTTAGTGTTACGCGATGCTCCCGTGCGGGATGTCTTGGCTCTCCTCGCCCGCGCCACGGGTCTTAACCTCGCTTATGGTGGTGGTGCTGCCCCCACCGGCCCCGGCGAGCCAGCCGCTCCCGGCGCTGGCGCTACCGACTCGGCAGACTCCCTCAAGATTACCTTGGATATCGAAAACGAGGCGGTACAAGACGTTTTCAACTACATCCTGCGTTTAAGCAACCTAGAAGCCAACCGCGTCGGCGGTACGATTTTTGTGGGCACCAGACTGCCCGAAGCTGTACGGGACATTATCACCCGCACTTTTCGCCTCAACCAAGTGCCTGTAGCTAGTGCTTCCGGTTTTTTGAGCGCCCAGGGTGCGGAAACCCAGCGGGTGGTGGAGCTGGTGCAGATTCAAACTATTGGTCAAGGAGCCAGCGCCCGCACTGTGGAATCGCGCCAGATCCAAATCGTGCCCCTAGCCGCCACCACCGGGAGCGGTCCGTTACTACTGCGGGGTTTGTCGGTGTTGACGGACGAACGGCTTAACGCCCTGACCTTGGTGGGAGAACCGCGCAAGGTGGAAATTGCCACCCGGTTTTTGATGCAGTTAGACGCTCGCCGCCGCCAAGTGGCAGTTAATGTGAAAATCATTGACGTTAACTTAAACAACGAAGATACTTTTAACAGCAGCTTCTCTTTCGGCATTAATGACAGCTTTTTCGTTAATGATGGCGGGACGGCGGTGGCTAACTTCGGCGGGTTTAATCCACCCACTGCTAATACCACCACTGGGGGCGTGATTGTGCCGTCGGTGATTCGCAACCCGATCACAGGAGATGTATTCTTCGATCGCAGCAACCCGCAATACACCGTACCCGTACCGGGGGTTCCCAGCACTGATTCGCCATTCCAAGCACCATTCCTCCGCCCCATCCCGCCGTTTGGAGAAGGGGGACGCAATGACCCGTTCACTCCGGGGGTTTCTGATTACGATTTCACCTTAGAAGAAGATGGCATCACCAGTGACGTAGAGTTCAGTTTGCCCACCCTGTTCCAGTATCCCACCCAGTTTTTGGCCACCCTGCAAGCGCAGGTGATTAGCCGCAATGCCAAAATCCTCACTGACCCCACTTTGGTGATTCAAGAGGGACAAACCGCCAACGTCAGCCTCACGGAAGAAATTGTGGGCAACATCGAACGTCAAGTCCAAACTGCTGATGGTTTTACGGATGTTACGGTGACGGCTCAAATCAAAGAGGCGGGTTTGCAGCTAGAAATAGCGGTCGATCGCATTGATGATAATGGCTTTATCACTTTGGCGATTAATCCCGTAGTCAGCGCTCCGGTGGGTACGCAGCAGCTCGGAGACAACTCAATCACACTGTTGAGTCTGCGATCGCTCACTTCCGGTCAAATTCGCCTGCGCGACGGCCAAACCCTCATTCTCTCCGGTATCATTCAAGAGCAAGACCGCACCACCGTGAGTAAAATCCCCCTACTCGGAGACCTGCCCTTGATTGGTTCCTTGTTCCGCAGCACCAGTACAGACAATCAACGCGCCGAAGTCGTGGTGTTGGTGACGCCCCAGATTTTGGACGATTCCGATAGCTCTGGTTATGGCTACGCTCCCGGTCCAGAAACTCGCCAAATGATGTCCCGTCCTGGGGCTTTTGGCTCTGGCACCACCGTCAGCCCGCAGCGATAA
- a CDS encoding NAD(P)/FAD-dependent oxidoreductase: MTFDYDLVIIGDSPAAVTAAITAAQLKARIALVANPDACSWALAYPEVRSWALAHPEVQSRGEERIAPTAPNPQIIANYLATTVGEESSPAVLASMGIDVIYGSGEFRPKPQLAFEVGNRLVRSRRYLLTPHHLPAIPHIEGLTNTTYYTHHSIHTLDTQKQPKSLIIIGSDPIGIEWAQICTGIGTRVTLITASPYILPQEDPETSQLLQAQLEADGIRLLTNTTVTQVKEIENTKWVQAGNKAIDADEILLATGYKPDIQNLNLERVGVEIYPQISLNSHLQTAHHRIYACAELLGKYPQLHLANYEAKIAVKNALFWPIFKCDYRPIPSVIFSQPQLARIGITETEARRRYGDDILVFQQYFKSLILAQLRDETTGFCKIIARRRGEILGVHILGPDARELINTFALAMQRGLKVQDIASLNPILPSFSEIIPTTAQLWQQHRRRRWHNFLEAFFNWRRG, from the coding sequence GTGACTTTTGATTATGATTTAGTCATCATCGGCGACAGTCCCGCCGCCGTCACCGCTGCCATCACTGCGGCTCAGCTCAAAGCTCGCATTGCCTTAGTAGCCAATCCCGATGCTTGTAGTTGGGCTTTAGCCTATCCAGAAGTTCGTAGTTGGGCTTTAGCCCATCCGGAAGTCCAAAGTCGGGGCGAAGAGCGAATCGCCCCTACAGCCCCAAATCCACAAATAATTGCCAACTATCTGGCTACTACTGTGGGGGAGGAATCTTCCCCAGCGGTACTCGCCTCAATGGGGATAGATGTGATTTATGGCAGCGGTGAGTTTCGCCCCAAACCCCAACTGGCTTTTGAGGTGGGCAACCGCCTAGTCCGATCGCGTCGTTACCTCCTCACCCCCCACCATCTACCCGCCATCCCCCACATAGAAGGACTCACCAACACCACCTATTACACCCACCACAGCATCCATACCCTTGACACCCAAAAACAACCTAAAAGCCTAATTATCATCGGTAGTGACCCCATAGGCATCGAATGGGCGCAAATTTGCACAGGGATAGGAACCCGCGTCACACTCATTACCGCCAGTCCCTACATCCTCCCCCAAGAAGACCCAGAAACCTCCCAACTCCTACAAGCTCAATTAGAAGCCGACGGTATTCGCCTCCTCACCAATACCACAGTAACTCAAGTTAAGGAGATTGAAAATACAAAATGGGTGCAAGCCGGTAATAAAGCCATTGATGCTGATGAAATATTACTCGCCACCGGCTATAAACCAGATATCCAAAATCTCAATTTAGAGCGAGTAGGCGTCGAAATTTACCCCCAAATTAGCCTAAATTCCCACCTGCAAACCGCCCACCACCGCATTTATGCCTGTGCCGAACTTTTAGGCAAATATCCTCAGCTTCATCTGGCTAACTATGAAGCCAAAATCGCCGTGAAAAACGCCTTATTTTGGCCAATATTTAAATGCGATTATCGCCCCATTCCCTCAGTAATATTCTCCCAGCCTCAATTAGCCCGAATTGGCATCACCGAAACCGAAGCTCGCCGCCGTTACGGGGATGATATTTTGGTATTTCAGCAGTATTTCAAGAGCCTGATTTTGGCGCAACTGCGAGACGAAACTACTGGCTTTTGCAAAATCATCGCTCGCCGTCGCGGGGAAATCTTAGGAGTTCACATCCTCGGTCCCGACGCCAGAGAATTGATAAACACTTTTGCCCTAGCTATGCAGCGGGGTTTGAAAGTGCAGGATATCGCCTCCCTCAATCCTATTTTACCCAGTTTCTCAGAAATTATCCCCACAACGGCACAACTTTGGCAGCAACACCGCCGCCGCCGTTGGCACAATTTCCTAGAAGCCTTTTTCAATTGGCGGCGGGGGTGA
- a CDS encoding WD40 repeat domain-containing protein — protein MNRPNYSHIRVGVGLIAGLILSSGWSNYVLPATSQETEITALSPQPLTTSPIMLEGEKNPTPEQITAQNPTPQTINAHSKWALAVAFSRDGSVLATSGGEGTIKLWSASTGQLTRTLTGHQGAVYGIAFSPNGQILASGSTDRTIKLWSVSTGQLIRTVSGHNSAVWSVAFSPDGQTLASGSWDDTVKVWTVATGGLIRTLSGHEDFARTVAFSPDGKMLASSSDDGTIKLWSASTGQLLRTLSGHKDLVRGLTWSPDGQTLVSGSHDATVKIWSASTGGLMRSVSPGEFVLAVVLSPDGETIATAAGKEVQLWSATTGDRLSSFSGHSDYVRSLAFSPDGKTLASSSYDNTIKLWSISP, from the coding sequence ATGAATCGACCAAATTATTCCCATATTCGGGTAGGTGTCGGGTTAATCGCAGGCTTAATCTTAAGCAGTGGATGGTCTAATTATGTACTGCCCGCTACCAGCCAGGAGACAGAGATAACGGCCCTCAGCCCTCAGCCCCTAACCACCTCTCCCATAATGCTAGAGGGGGAAAAGAATCCCACGCCCGAGCAGATAACGGCGCAAAATCCCACACCTCAGACGATAAATGCCCATAGTAAGTGGGCTTTGGCGGTGGCGTTTAGCCGGGATGGTTCGGTGTTGGCTACTAGCGGTGGGGAAGGGACGATTAAGCTATGGTCCGCGAGTACGGGGCAACTAACCAGAACCCTGACGGGACATCAGGGGGCGGTGTATGGGATTGCTTTTAGTCCTAATGGCCAGATTTTAGCCAGCGGTAGTACGGATAGGACGATTAAACTGTGGTCCGTGAGTACGGGGCAGCTCATTAGAACTGTGAGCGGCCATAATAGTGCGGTTTGGTCGGTGGCGTTCAGTCCCGATGGCCAGACTTTGGCGAGTGGTAGTTGGGACGATACGGTGAAGGTGTGGACCGTGGCGACGGGAGGGTTGATCCGGACGCTTTCGGGACATGAAGACTTTGCTCGGACGGTGGCGTTTAGTCCTGATGGCAAGATGTTGGCGAGCAGCAGCGATGATGGGACGATTAAGCTGTGGTCTGCGAGTACGGGGCAGCTATTGCGGACGCTTTCGGGACACAAGGATTTGGTGCGGGGATTGACCTGGAGTCCGGATGGTCAAACTCTGGTTAGTGGTAGCCACGATGCTACGGTGAAAATCTGGTCGGCGAGTACGGGAGGACTGATGCGTTCTGTTAGCCCAGGAGAATTTGTGCTGGCGGTGGTATTGAGCCCGGACGGTGAGACGATCGCCACTGCTGCTGGGAAGGAAGTGCAGTTATGGTCCGCTACCACCGGCGATCGTTTGAGTTCTTTTTCTGGCCATAGTGACTATGTGCGCAGCCTCGCCTTTAGTCCTGATGGTAAAACTTTGGCTAGCAGCAGCTATGACAATACCATCAAACTCTGGTCTATCAGCCCTTGA
- a CDS encoding HU family DNA-binding protein — protein MNKGELVDTVAEKASVTKKQADAVLSAALDAIMEAVSSGDKVTLVGFGSFEARERKAREGRNPKTGDKMEIPATKVPAFSAGKLFKEKVAPTGDEE, from the coding sequence ATGAATAAAGGTGAACTGGTGGACACAGTGGCAGAAAAGGCCAGCGTGACCAAAAAGCAGGCTGATGCCGTGCTAAGTGCAGCTTTGGACGCCATCATGGAAGCAGTGTCCAGCGGTGATAAGGTGACACTGGTGGGGTTTGGCTCGTTTGAAGCCCGGGAACGCAAGGCTCGCGAGGGCCGTAATCCCAAAACTGGTGACAAAATGGAAATCCCCGCTACGAAGGTGCCTGCCTTCTCTGCTGGGAAGCTTTTCAAAGAAAAAGTGGCGCCAACAGGTGACGAAGAATAA
- a CDS encoding folylpolyglutamate synthase/dihydrofolate synthase family protein produces the protein MTTNIDTILKEFERFGVDLGLDRINRLLADLGNPQERVPMIHVAGTNGKGSVCAYLAAILTQAGYRVGRYTSPHLVDWTERICFNEEPIAPEELENILREIKDAISPYVPSPTQFEVITAAAWLYFAQKQVDIAVMEVGLGGRLDATNVCSQPLVTIITSISWEHWQRLGPTLAHIAREKAGILKPQRPAIVGQLPPEAMAVVKQRIADLDCPAWFPPPAIDLGTKARYGELEYPLPLPGNAQLANSTLAIEAIRVLQQQGWQIADADIVAGMAKTKWPGRLQWVTLYNQSLLVDGAHNGAAAEVLRQYVDTLSPKATTWVMGMLSTKDHEGIFRALLRPGDSLYLVPVPDHSTAAPEELGVLAAKICPGLAATCCPDLQTALEKALLGEAASDKLTVLCGSLYLLGHFFANHNQI, from the coding sequence ATGACAACTAACATCGATACAATTCTTAAAGAATTTGAACGCTTCGGCGTTGATTTGGGTCTGGACAGAATAAATCGCCTTCTGGCAGACTTGGGCAACCCCCAAGAGCGCGTCCCCATGATCCACGTGGCGGGAACCAACGGCAAAGGCTCGGTTTGTGCCTATCTTGCCGCTATCCTCACCCAAGCGGGTTATCGCGTGGGGCGTTATACTTCCCCTCACTTGGTAGATTGGACCGAAAGGATATGCTTCAACGAAGAGCCGATCGCTCCCGAAGAACTAGAAAATATCCTCCGGGAAATCAAAGACGCCATCTCCCCTTATGTTCCATCTCCCACCCAGTTTGAAGTCATAACCGCTGCGGCTTGGCTGTACTTTGCCCAAAAACAGGTAGATATTGCCGTGATGGAAGTGGGACTCGGAGGGCGTCTCGATGCTACCAACGTCTGCAGCCAACCCCTGGTCACGATTATCACCTCCATCAGTTGGGAACATTGGCAAAGACTTGGCCCGACGCTAGCACATATTGCCAGGGAAAAAGCCGGTATCCTTAAACCCCAACGGCCCGCCATTGTCGGGCAACTGCCCCCAGAAGCAATGGCAGTGGTGAAACAAAGGATCGCCGATTTGGATTGTCCGGCGTGGTTCCCCCCACCAGCCATTGATTTAGGGACCAAGGCCAGATATGGAGAGCTGGAATATCCCTTGCCACTGCCGGGAAATGCCCAGTTGGCTAATTCCACTTTAGCCATTGAAGCAATTCGGGTATTGCAACAGCAGGGATGGCAAATTGCCGACGCTGACATCGTGGCGGGGATGGCTAAAACCAAGTGGCCGGGACGGTTACAGTGGGTAACTTTGTATAATCAGAGTCTATTGGTAGATGGGGCTCACAATGGTGCGGCGGCGGAAGTGTTGCGCCAGTATGTTGATACATTGTCTCCTAAAGCGACTACTTGGGTGATGGGGATGCTGTCAACGAAAGACCACGAAGGTATATTTCGGGCGTTGTTGCGTCCGGGAGATAGTTTATACTTAGTACCAGTACCCGACCATAGCACTGCGGCACCGGAGGAGTTGGGGGTGCTGGCGGCCAAGATTTGCCCTGGTTTGGCGGCGACTTGCTGTCCTGACTTGCAAACAGCTCTGGAAAAGGCATTGTTAGGAGAGGCGGCGAGTGACAAATTAACAGTTTTATGCGGGTCGCTGTATTTGTTGGGACATTTTTTCGCGAATCACAACCAAATCTAA
- a CDS encoding PilN domain-containing protein, whose amino-acid sequence MYSLDINFLNDRPDYKPPPPPKRDRTSQGPVFLMAGAAVGVAIPALVGGMWFVINTQNEKLTAEKAELENRSGALEAQVKKVDQIKAQTQQYETQSQFFGSIFDTSVKPLSALMEELGSRLPAGVQITAINHTLEKAKPEELQPDSPWSAVKQKMEIEGVARSFDEVNQFVLTLKKSPFLKPEETELVSAILVDNPIKIEPLEDQKVPDNLELPKVVQYKINTIASNVRGSAILKDLERAGDLGVVSRIKILQQQGVIKP is encoded by the coding sequence ATGTACAGCTTAGATATTAATTTTCTCAACGATCGCCCCGATTACAAACCACCACCGCCGCCAAAACGCGATCGCACCAGCCAAGGCCCAGTATTCCTGATGGCCGGGGCTGCGGTGGGAGTTGCCATCCCGGCATTAGTCGGCGGGATGTGGTTCGTCATCAATACCCAAAACGAGAAACTAACAGCGGAAAAGGCGGAACTGGAAAACCGCAGCGGTGCCTTAGAAGCACAAGTGAAAAAAGTAGATCAAATCAAGGCTCAGACCCAGCAATACGAAACCCAAAGCCAGTTTTTTGGCAGTATCTTCGATACCTCAGTCAAGCCGTTATCCGCCTTGATGGAAGAACTGGGATCCCGTCTGCCTGCGGGGGTGCAAATTACCGCCATCAACCATACTTTGGAAAAAGCAAAGCCAGAAGAACTGCAACCCGACTCGCCCTGGAGTGCGGTTAAGCAAAAAATGGAAATAGAAGGCGTTGCTCGTTCTTTCGATGAGGTTAATCAATTCGTTTTGACTCTGAAGAAATCCCCTTTCTTAAAACCAGAGGAAACGGAATTGGTATCTGCCATTTTAGTTGATAATCCGATTAAAATAGAACCATTAGAAGACCAAAAAGTACCGGACAACTTGGAACTGCCCAAAGTGGTGCAATACAAAATCAACACCATTGCCAGTAATGTCCGGGGTTCGGCCATCCTCAAAGACTTGGAGCGGGCAGGAGATTTGGGGGTGGTCAGTAGAATTAAAATTCTGCAACAACAAGGGGTGATTAAACCATGA